In Nostoc piscinale CENA21, the genomic stretch AATCGCCCTGGGTTTTTGTTGCTTGATTTTTTCTAACACACTAGCTAAAGCAGCATCAGTCATTGGCCATTGCGTTTGCCGACGGATATCTGCTTCATTAATCTCGACAATCACAATGCGGCTATCAACTGATTCTGAAGGACGCATTTGGAAAAAAATGATCTAACGCTACTAACTCTAATAGTTGCAACCAACCCATCAACCTTAAGCCAATCACTAAGGCTGTCATACTAGGAACAGCAAATAAAACACCCCGCCATTGCCAAATTTGCGGCTTAAGTTTTGACCACATCATAATTTTAGGAACTGGGTATAGCAAATTAGTATTTCATTCAATTCGCACTCCCCAGTTACCTATCCGTATTTTTTGTTACCTATTTACTAATTCATTCTTACAGCAGTCAACAAATGACTCAGAAGCCAGTGTATTTAAATTCACTGATTTCAATAATGTCCACCAATCAATTCTGGCTCGCACATTTTTCGGCTCACTGCGCCGTAATTGTGCTGAAGTTGCTAGTGCTTCATACCAAATCCCAGCTTCAGCATAAAGGCTAGGTAATTTGCGTGGTTGTGCTTTGGCTAATGCTGCTGACAATGAGGCTTCCGCTTCAGTGCGTTCTACCCAACCATCTACCCAAGGATTTGTGCTGGCATCTTGAGAATTACAAACAACAGTCAAATACCAATGGTAAGTTTTTCCCACTGCTAATTCTGGGGCAGTCTTAGGTAAGGTAAAATTGATAATTCCAGGTTTATTCGGCAGCTTCAAGGTTGTTTCGTAAACAGAATTTTCATCTTGATCAGTTAAAAGCACAAACTTGGCTGTTTTGACTGAAGATTCAGGTACGAACCAGAACAATGTTGGACGTTCAGCTAATGTCAAACCTAGTTTATTTGGAGGTAAGAGAGGGACTATTTGTTTCTTGCCTTTCAAACAACTAGAACCACGAGTTGAACCACCAGCACTGGCGGGTGGATCTCCTCGTTTTGGTGGCTTAAATGCTTGGCTAATTTGCCATCCTTGTGTTTTAGAGATAGATTCAGCTTTTACCTGTGCTGTGAGACTAGAAATTGGCAGAACCTCTAAGCACAATATGGACAAGACGGCAAAATATACAGATGACTTAATCCATTTCATATTGATGATATTGCTTTGGTTTGAGATTTACCAAAACTGATAAATTTTTACTTACTGGCTTGTTCCAGGAATTTAGTCATACCTGGCAGTCAGCTAAACTTAAGTGTTCCCAAAAATCACCTTGGAGTTTGCACTCACAAAAAATCACCAATGGTTATTTGTATAAATAAATACATAAAAATTTTGTAAAAATGAGAAATTTGGCATCTTTACTGTTGACGATCGCACTTTTAACGCTGACTATTGACTATTGATTTTTGACGGTTAACCAATGATTAAAATCGCAGTTATTGGGGTTGGGCGTTGGGGCGTACATTTACTGCGGAATTTTTTAGCACATCCCCAAGTAAGTGTCGCAGCAGTATTAGATCCTCATGTTGAAAGATTAACAGCAGCCAAGCAGCAATTTAATTTAGATGAGAATGTATTATTAACAACTCAATGGTCAGCTTTACAGGAAATATCAGATTTAGATGCAGTCGCGATCGCCACACCAGCCACAACTCACTATCATTTAATCAAAGATGCTCTCCAGCAGGGATACCATGTTTTAGCTGAAAAGCCTTTAACTTTAGACCCCAAAGAATGTGAGGAACTTTGTTATTTAGCAGAGTTACAAAAGTTAATCTTGATGGTTGACCATACTTATTTATTTCACCCAGCCGTTACAGCCGGAAAAGCGGTAGTTGAGGCGAATCAATTAGGTGAATTACGTTATGCTTATGCTTCTCGCACTCACTTGGGGCCAGTTCGTCAAGATGTTGATGCACTGTGGGACTTAGCGATTCATGATATTGCAATTTTTAACAATTGGCTGGGACAAGCACCTGTGAAGGTGCAAGCAACAGGGACAGTTTGGTTGCAAACAGCAGAAAATTCACCATCCGGTTTGGCAGATTTAGTTTGGGTGACGCTGACCTACTCGAATAACTTTCAAGCATACATTCATTTGTGTTGGCTAAACCCTGATAAACAAAGACGTTTGGCTGTGGTGGGTAGTCTGGGTAGTTTAATTTTTGATGAAATGTCACCGAATGCACCATTGACTTTATTACACGGAGAGTTTGAACGCCAAGGAAATCATTTTCTTCCGATAAATCAAAGCCGAGAAGTGATTGAACTAAATCCAGGTGAACCTTTACAACAAGTGTGCGATCGCTTTATTCAATCCATACTCCAAAATCAACCGCCGGTTGTGTCATCAGGTTGGGTAGGTACAGAGTTAGTCAAAATTCTGGCAGCTTT encodes the following:
- a CDS encoding DUF928 domain-containing protein; this encodes MKWIKSSVYFAVLSILCLEVLPISSLTAQVKAESISKTQGWQISQAFKPPKRGDPPASAGGSTRGSSCLKGKKQIVPLLPPNKLGLTLAERPTLFWFVPESSVKTAKFVLLTDQDENSVYETTLKLPNKPGIINFTLPKTAPELAVGKTYHWYLTVVCNSQDASTNPWVDGWVERTEAEASLSAALAKAQPRKLPSLYAEAGIWYEALATSAQLRRSEPKNVRARIDWWTLLKSVNLNTLASESFVDCCKNELVNR
- a CDS encoding Gfo/Idh/MocA family protein, producing MIKIAVIGVGRWGVHLLRNFLAHPQVSVAAVLDPHVERLTAAKQQFNLDENVLLTTQWSALQEISDLDAVAIATPATTHYHLIKDALQQGYHVLAEKPLTLDPKECEELCYLAELQKLILMVDHTYLFHPAVTAGKAVVEANQLGELRYAYASRTHLGPVRQDVDALWDLAIHDIAIFNNWLGQAPVKVQATGTVWLQTAENSPSGLADLVWVTLTYSNNFQAYIHLCWLNPDKQRRLAVVGSLGSLIFDEMSPNAPLTLLHGEFERQGNHFLPINQSREVIELNPGEPLQQVCDRFIQSILQNQPPVVSSGWVGTELVKILAALTTSLNQGGKPVFLTNI